The sequence GCAATCGGCTGCCGCGAAGCCGAAGCGCGAGCCCGCGCCGGTGAGGCGGATCGTGGGGATCGCGGGCGCGTATTCAGGCGAAGTGTTCGAGCTGACGCCCGGTGAAATTACAATCGGGCGAAGCGAGGGGAATGCGGTCATACTTGCCGGCGACAACCAGGTGAGCAGGCGTCACGCAAAAATTAACGTCGGCGAAGACGGAATGGCGCAAATCGAAGACGTGGGCAGCACGAACGGAACGACCGTGGACGGCGCCAGAATAGCCGCGGCGACTGCGCTCGCCCCGGGAATGAGCGTGGGAATCGGCAGCACCACGTTCAGGGTGGAATGAAACCGATGCGATTCCGGTTGACCGGCACCTTATTCGCATTTCTTACAGCATTTGCGGCGCTTGCGCTTTTTGCGCAGCCCGCGAACACCCAAGGGGGCGGCGGAAGCGGAGACATCTGGAGCAAGTTCGACAACCAGGGCGAGGAGGAAGAGGAGGAGCCGAAGCTCCAGCCCCCCACGCCGGAGGAAATACTCGAACGGCCGGAAATCGCTATCGAGCTTCCTTCGGAATTCTATCTGAAGATTTCGCAAATCGTCACCGACGAAGAGCGGTTTCCCGCGGTGCAGCTGTACGTATCCGCGCTCGACCAGAACGGCGCGCCGATCAAGACGCTCAAACCGGAGCATTTCAAGGTGATGGAGGAGGATCGCGACGGGGGCGAAATCGTATTCGCCGATCCGATGTCGCGCGCGCCGCTGGCGGTTTGCTTCGTCGTGGACGTGAGCGCGTCGATGGAGCCGGCGCTGGATCTGGAAAAAGCAGCGCTCAAGTCGTTCCTGGACAAAATGGGGCCGGACGACCGCGCCGCTATCGTGAGCTTCAGTGACGTTCCCTCCATCGAGTATTACTTCACCGACAACAAGGATTCGCTCAAGGACACCGTCGACGCGCTGAAAACGATCAACCAGACCGCGCTTTGGGACGCGATAAAGGCCGGAATGGATTTGCTGTTGCCGCAGGATGGATTCCGGCGCGCGCTTGTGGTCTTGACGGACGGGCTGGACAACCAGTCCACCGAGACCGTTTCAAGCGTGATGGCGTTTTACCGCGACAACGCGGAGACGCAGAACAAGGGATTCAGCGTCTTCGCGCTGGGACTGGGAGTGGACATCGAGCAGGCGGCACTCGACCAGTTGTCGCAGCGCACCGGCGGGCGTTTTTTGTTTTCGCCGACGCCCGGCGATCTTGACCGCGTCTACCACGACATCCTCAACCAGATTCAAAACGAGTACATCCTCGAATACCGGTCTCCGCACCTGAGCGACAAAGGGCGCACGGTGACCGTGCATCTGGACGCGGATTACTACGGGAAGAAAGCGAGCGCGGAGGCGTTGTACCGGATTCCGGGGCTGGGCGCGGCGCTCGCGCGGTGGATGTGGCCGGGCGTGATTCTCACGGTGATAATGGCCGTGGTTTTGATCATCGTCACCTACCTGAAAATCACGCGCGCGGTGTGGCTGACCGTGATGATCACGCCGCTTGAAGGGAAAGACTTCACGATCACGGGGGGGGTCGCGACGATAGGCAGCCTGGAGAACAACGACGTGATGCTGCGCCACGACGCGTCGATCCAGCCCAACCACGCGGTGCTGAAGGAAACGCGGGACGGGTACGTTATCGAAGCGCTGTCGCGTGACCATCCGATCGGGATCGGGACGGAGTGGGTGCGGCGCGTCGTCCTGCGCGACAGGGACAGCTTCTGGCTGGGCAGGACGCAGTTTGTTTTCCGCGAGAAGGCGCTGCGCGAGGGCGAGCGCCATCCGGCGGAGCGCGATTTTTCGGACCTGCCATCGCTCGAAACGATGGGCGACAGGTTCGAGGCCGCGCGGCTTCCCGCGAAGCTCGTCGCGATTTCCGGACCGCATGCGGGCGAGGTTTTCGCACTGACACAGGGGCGCAAAATTTATATAGGCCGCGCGAACCGCGGCGCGGTTCCGGGAAGCGCGGGCGCGCAGGGCGCGGGCGCGTCGGCCTCCGCATCAGGCTCGGAAGTGACGGTCGACGTCGTTTTGGCGCGCGACAATCGGGCGAGCCGGGTACACGCCGCGGTCAGGCTTGACGAAATGGGATGCTGGGCGATGGACCTGGGCTCGACGAATGGGACGTACGTGGACGGCGTGCGGGTGACGGTCGAAACGCCGCTCCTGGCTGGCTCGACGCTGCAAGTGGGGGATACGGTGCTTCGGGCGGAGTGAAAAGTATGTTTAATAAACCTCTAGCTAATTTGACAATAGAAGACATTGAGGAACTCATAATCAAAGAAGTTCCTGAAAGCAATACATTGGACTATAAAGAGGAGATTTATCCTTTAAATGACGACGGCAAAAGCGAGTTTTTGCGTGATGTGTGCGCTTTTGCAAATTCAGAAGGTGGACTTATCATAATTGGGATCAAAGAAATTCGCTTGGAGAATGGAGAACCTACTGGATTACCCGAAGCTGTGGTCCCGGTTGATATTACAAACTTGGAGCGACATATCCAAACCTGGACGGACTTGCCAAAGAACTCGGTTGAGCCGCCAATATCAAGTCACAGTGTCACGGTCATCAAGTCAATCGAGTCAGATGGTTTTGGAGTTGTCGTAATATCTATTCCGCGAAGTTATCGCCCCCCACATGCAACAAGAAAACCGCATGGGGGTCAATGGTATAGGTTCTCGAAAAGATTGCTTAGGAGGTCTCAATCCTTGGACTTGGATGGCATTCGTGAGCAGTTTATTCATGAACGTTCATTCCGGCAATCGTTAGAGCATTCACGCTCAGAAAGGCTAAACAAAATCTTGCGTGGCGAAAATTGTGTCATGTCCAGATACGCACCTAAGCTCGTGTTGCATATATGGCCCCAGAATTTTCCTACCTATATCAAGGATCTCCAGTCAGACGACTTATTCAGAGAAATCACCAGGAGAATTGACCTGTCTGAAGCCCAATGGAGCAGGGATTTCGATGGAAGATGCGTTTATACACAAACTTCACATCCGGATTTTACGTATTCAATGATGTTTTTCTCAGGTTTGTTCGAGCTTGTATTATGTATGGATGTACATCGTACGGCCAGCGGTAATGAGCTTCACTTGAACGCCAATGAAACCGAAATTGTTGAAGGCTGGCAGGAGATAATGCAAGTACTGGAAATGCTTAATCTGGAGTTTCCTGTGTACATTGGCTTTTCCCTGCTGCTAGTCGATAACCATATTATATTTACGCCTCCGGCCATTTCTCCAAGAATCATGACTCAGTTGGGAAGAAAACGCCTTTGCAGACGAAATACATTAGTAGCACCAATTTTTGAATTGCCAGAGCCGCAAGCTGATTGCATGAGCTCGATACAGCAAATTATGAACAGGTTTTACAATGAGTTTGGACTTGCTAGATCAATCAATCAAATTTCGGAGAGCCAAGGGAGTTAAGACTAGAAAACGTATTCCTACCCCACCAGCCCCCTGAAATCCTCCCTCTCACGTAGCGGATCCAGGTCGTGATCCTCCTTCGCCAGGGGCAGAAGCTCGTCCGGGTCCATTTCCAGCGCGATCGCGAGCTCCTTCATCGCCTCGTCCAGACTTCCCGAAAGCGACAGCGCGCACGCCAAGTTGTAGTGGTGGGACGCTTCCTCCGGTTGGAGCGAAACGAGCCGGGTGAATATTTCAATCGCCGCGCCGTACTCCTTCGCATACAGCTTATTGTAGGCCTCGAAAGAAAGCGAAATCGGCCGCGCGAGATTCAAGAGCCTCGCAAGCTCGTCGAACGGATCGGCCGCGTCGTCCACGCGCAGGTCGTATTTCACGTCGGTGTAGCCGCCGTAGCCCGCGCCTGCCTGGGAAACCTTCAGCGCCGCGCTCTGCATCCCGCGCGAGTCGCCGCCCGCCGCCTGCCCCGCGAGGAGCGCGCGCAACAGCCTGCCCGCCAAATCGCCCGTCCCGACCGCCGCCAGTTCGTTTTCGGTCAGCTTCATCCCGTTCGGCATCCCGAATGCGAATTCATCCGCCGGCATGTCAGCCGGAAGCGAAATCGCCGCGGCCATCGCCTCGACCACTTCCGGCCCGGAGAGGATGTTGCCCTGCACCGCGAACGTAATCCCGTCCGGCGTTTTGCCGATTTTACCGCCCGCCCATGCCAGGCACTCGTCGCCGGTGTATGTTCCCGCAAAGCCGCGCAACGCGCCGCCCGCGTCGGGCAGAAGCGCGACGATCCCGATCTGCCGCCTGGCCGCGTCCTCGTCGGTTTCGAGCAGCGCCTTCAGCACTTCCTCCGGCATTTTGCCCTGGGCGATCATATCCAGGCCGAGCGGCCCGAACGTAGGATTGCCGTACGCCTGAGAAGCGACCGCGCCCACGCCCGCGCGGCACCACGGCACGACGCTGCCGACCGCGAAAAACTTGCTCTGGACGGCGACGCCAACTTCGCCCGTGGATGGATCGTACGCGACGACACTGAAAGTCGCTATGTTGGGCGCGCCGCATTGCGTCGCGGCGAACGCGTTTGCGCACAACAAAACCGCCGCGGCCGCCGCCGCGATCGCGGGACGAAAATATAATCCGTTCATCTGTTTCCTCCGTTCGGACTTCCGCGCGGGGCGCGGACGGGTACTATTATTGCTTATCGCCGCCGGAATGCGCGTCGTCCGGCCACCGGTCTTGCTAAAATGCAGGAATGGAAAATCCCTTCCGATGGATTGCCGCCGCGACGATTGCGGCAGTCGCTGCAATTTCCTCCGTCGCAGCGTGCGCGGAACCGTCCGCTGAAAAATCGCTCGATTCACGCATCGCCGGGATTCTCGATTCGCTTCGTCCGCGGTTGAAAGCTGAGCCGGCAAAGACTTGGTACAGCCAGGTGCGCGGCACCGCTTCGGTTGCGCCAAACGAGCTTCCCGAAACGGGCTTCGCGTGGAAGGCCGCGCGGAACGCGGAAATAGCCAAATGCGCGGCGTTCGAGTTTGCCTTAACCGGCGACTTGTCCGCAAAGGCCGCTTGGCTGGACGCGCTCGGCACAATTGACGGAATCGATCCCAGTAAGGTCAAGGGCAACGAGTTGCTCGCGATAGACAGCGCGGCGAGCGACGCGGCGATTTCGCTGCTCCTCGGACGGCTCGATGCGGGCGACTCGGACCGCGAGGCCGCGGCTGGGATCGTGGGCAATCTCGGTGGAATTCTAATGCGCAACCGCCCCGCATGGTTCGAAGGCGCGAAGAACAACTGGGGGGTGCGCCAGTATTCGGCGCTGTTGACTTGCGCTCTCGTGCTTGAGTCCGAGCCGGGATTCCAAAATCAGGCGGCGGACTGGATTGCATATTGCGACTCGGAACTGCCGCTTCACTGCGAATTCCAGTCGCTTTCCGGAAAGGAAATTCCGGACATTTCAGGTTGGGCGGAGGGGCACAGCTACCTGGAATATTCGCTCGACCTGTGGCTGGACTGTATGTTCATAGACCGGCTGGCGCGTCCGGAGCGCGCAACGGAAATCGAATCGCGTCTGGCAGCGCTTTCGCGGTGGAGCGTAATGTCCGCCGCGCCGGACGGCCGCCGGCCGAATTTCGACGACAGTGCGCTTGCGGGATTTCCGTCGAACGTCGCCGCGTCTATCGTCAGCGAATCGAATCCCGCGCTCGCGGAAGTTCTTACATGGGATTACATGCGGCAACAGGATCCCGAAAATCCGAAAGATCATGACCCTGTCCTTTCGCTTCTTACGTACAGGCCAGAGCTTTTCGCAAATTCCGGCTCGCCGATCGACGTGGACACAAAGGGCGCGTTTCCCCTCGGCTGGCTGGATACAGGCACGGGCGACATGGTTATGCGCACCGGCTGGGGCGATTTGGAATCGTACGTGAACGTGCGGATCGAATCGGGCGACGCGCACTGGCACGGCATCGGGCACGAGCACTGGGACCCGCTGGCGCTTTCGTTTTATTCGGGCACGCGCGAAGGCGGCAAGTGGATTCTCCTGGACGGAGGCTACATAAACTGGGAGGAACATTCGCGCGTAAACACTCCCGACAATCACAACATGCTGCTTGTGGACGGCCTCGGCCCGGACTGGACGAAGCCCGTCCCGGGCGGCGAAGTTCGCGAAGCCGCCATCGAGCAGCGGGTTTTCGATACGCCGGGATTTACCGGCGCTTGGTTGGACGAAGAAGGCAACGTGCACTACGCGGAGCCGGTCGGATTTTACGGAACCGCAACAACCACTTATCGCGGCGTGTCCTGGCGGCGCGAGCTGATGCTCCTTCGCGACGGTATGCTTTTCGTCCGCGATACCGTGACGAGCGACGAACCTGGCAAATCGAAAAGGCTTGCTTTCCCGTGGCATTTGAATTTTCCGGCGGACATGCCGCTTGAAGAAGCGTACCGCTCCACCAAGCTCGGCGGAAAGTACGAGTGTATGTTTTTCGGGCTGCCGGGAGGAGAAGCCGGAAGCATCGAGTTTTACTCCAATTCGCCGTTTTCGCTATCGTTCCGCACCGACGAGCATTCGTTCGAATACGGCATCGCGCTTTCCCATCACGTCGTGGAAGCGGCGTTCCCCGCGGAGGAATTCGCCAAGTCCAACACGTTCACGCTCTACACGCTGGTTTCTTCCAGCGTCGGCCTGGGATTCCTGGACCGCTACGATCCGCCGGAGTCCATCCCGGACGTGATTGCCGATATCTGGAATCAGGTCGAATAATGCCCACGGCTCGCGGGATTGACGTGCCGCCGGATGCTGGTAACATGTATCCGTTATGAAAAAGGCTCTCTTTCTGATATTTGCGTTGTCGCTTGTTCTGCTCGCCAATTCCCGCCCCGGCACGGCACAATCCGGCCAGTCCGGCAAACTGCGCGTCGGGGTGATGCAGTTCGAAAACATCGCCGGGGCGACCGCGTTCGACTGGGTCGGGCGCGGCATCCAGGAATCGCTGTCGTCCAAACTCGCGGCACTTCCGCAGATAACCGTCGTCGAGCGCGGCCAGATGAACAAGCTCCTTGAGGAGCAGCGGTTTCAGATGTCCGGCTTCACCGACACCTCGACCGTCGCGGAGGCCGGAAAGATAATGAACATCCAGAAAGCCGTCGTCGGAAGCTACCAGGTGCAGCAAAGCAAGATCCTGATTTCCGCGCGCGTAGTGGACGTTGAGAGCGCGCAGGCCGAGAACTCGACAGAAGTCAACGGAAACGTCGACGACATATTCAGCCAGTACAACACTCTCGCGTCCGACATCGGGCGCAAGCTGGGCGCGGGCGAATCGGTTAACACGGCCACATCCGGCGCAGCGACGTCGCCGGCTCCCGACAATCCGCCTCCCTCAAACAATTTCGCGCAGGACGTGCAGGACTATACGCAGTACATCCAACAAACCCAGGAAAATCCGCAGAGCTACGACGAGCTCACGAACAACCAGGTTTACGAATTCACGCGCGAAGATACGACTTCGTTCGAAGCGTACGAGTATTTCACGCGCGCTAATGATGTTCTGTTCGGCTCGGATTCGGTATTCACGTTCCTTTTGACCTATATGGACGATCCGAACGCGGTCTATGTGGATCCGTCACGCGAGCAGGAAGGTGCAAGGCTGCTTGAACTCGCGGTAAAAGCCGATCCGAATTACGGCCGCGCCTGGGCGCTTTTGGGAATGACATACCACGGTTTTTCGTCGAGCGCCTCCGGCCCCGACCGGCGCTATTACGTACAAAAGGCGAACGAGGCCTTGGAGCACGCGGTCAATATCTCTACCTACGACCCGTACGTGCAGAGCCTGATGGGATTTTTCAATTTTCTTCTTTGGACGGAATACAACTTCGATCCCGCCTATTCGGACGCTGCGTACCAGTGGCTCGACCTTGTGCTGAACGGCTCGCCGGGAACCTACTACAGCGGTATCGCCAACCTTGTCGTCATTTTTCTTCTGATGAACGTGGACGAGAATTTCATGATGGAAAACTCCGCGTCGCTGTTTTACGTCATGGACGACGCGCGCAACACGCTGCCGACGTCCGGAGTCGTCCAGGCTTTTCATGGAATGTTTCTCGCGCTCGATGCGATGGTGCGTTACAACAACGGCTACCAGTACGGCACGCTGACGCAGGACGACGTTTATTACGTCGCGTCCGACATGGACTATGCGATCGCCGAGCTTGAAGATTACGTCAACAACTTCCCGAACGGCCTCGTTTACAACGAAGTGTATTCGATGCTCGGCACTCTGTACGAATTCAGGAATTCGATTTAGGCAGGCTGTCTTTCGAATTTGCAACGGAAGTGAAACTCTTCGCTGTTTGAACGCGGATTAACGCGGATTCAAAAACGTACCGCGCTTCAATTCGTCGAACGCTTCCTTCAGCTCTTCCTGCGTGTTCATCACAATCGGGCCATGCCATGCGACGGGCTCTTTCAGCGGCCGTCCGGATACGAGTAGAAACCGGATGCCCTCTTCGCCCGCCTCGACCGTCACCTCATCTCCCGTGTCGAACAAAATCAGCGAGCGGTTGTCCGCGAGCACCGGCACGATTACGTCCGGCCTGTCCGTGATTTCCGTCGGAACCGGCTGGGGATCGCTCGCGCCGCTGAACCGCCCCGCGCCCTCGAAAACGTACGCGAACGCGTTGCTTTTCGTTTCGACGGGCAGCGACTTTCGCACTCCCGGCGGAACGTAAACGTCCACGTAAACCGGATCGGCCGCGATCCCCTCGACCGGGCCGCGCATCCCCCAGAAGCTGCCGCACACGAGGCGCGCGCGCGTCCCGTCGTCGTCGGTCGCTTCCGGTATGTCCGCCGACTTCACTTCCTGGTAACGCGGCGCCGTCATTTTGAGCGCCGCGGGCAAATTGGCCCAGAGCTGGAAGCCGTGCATCCGCCCCTGCGTGTCGCCCTTGGGCATTTCCTGGTGGATTATCCCGCTGCCCGCGGTCATCCACTGGATGTCGCCCGCGGAAATAGTGCCGCTGTTGCCGATGCTGTCGCCGTGCTCCACCTCGCCCGCGAGGACGTACGTTATCGTCTCGATTCCTCGGTGCGGATGCCAGGGAAAGCCCGCAAGGTAATCCTCCGGCCGCTCGTTGCGGAAATCGTCGAGCAGCAGAAATGGATCGACCAGGCCCGTGTCGCCGAACCCGAACGCGCGGTTGAGATGCACCCCGGCGCCTTCAAGCGTGGGGCGGGACTTGGAAAGACGTTTAACGGGACGGATGGACATGGCGGTCTCCTTGCCCGAACAGGGATTTCATTCTGGCAACATCTTGTACCCTCCCTATCCGCGGGCTATTCTGAAATCGGAGATGGCCTGCGGCAATTGGACGGCCGGCGAACGCGTCGGCTAGGAAACGCCGATCAAGTCGATCAGTTCCGCAAATGGGGCAAAGTCCCTTGCGTTTGAAGTGACTAGCCGCCTTACCCCGCAAACGAGCATCGTGGCGACGATGTTTGCATCGTGAACCCGCTTGCCGGATACTTTAAAGTCATTAAGAATCTGCAGCAGGCGATCGGTCACCGCCTCGCTTTCCTCGGCCAGGCGGAAAAAGCGCCGGAATTCCGCCGCTAAGGCCAGCACCTTTGATCTTGGCATGCTGGCGAGGTAATAATCGTCTCGCGTCATAACACTGAGGAATTCCCTGATAACTTGGCGACTCACCCACAACTCGCATCCGTTCGCTACCAATTCGTTAATCGTACGTTTGCAGGACAAGTGCAACTGCGAAGTGCTGATGCTGGCATATATAAGAATGTTTGAGTCTACGAATACCGGTTCTTCAGCCCCGTTCGCCATAAATGTCCTCCCTGTCGACCGAGAACCTGTCTGTCAACGGGCCGCTGTAAATCACCGGCCATTCAAAGTTTTCCCGGTCGACTTCCGGACGCGGTGTGTCGATAGGTTCGATGGCGAA is a genomic window of bacterium containing:
- a CDS encoding ATP-binding protein, with the translated sequence MFNKPLANLTIEDIEELIIKEVPESNTLDYKEEIYPLNDDGKSEFLRDVCAFANSEGGLIIIGIKEIRLENGEPTGLPEAVVPVDITNLERHIQTWTDLPKNSVEPPISSHSVTVIKSIESDGFGVVVISIPRSYRPPHATRKPHGGQWYRFSKRLLRRSQSLDLDGIREQFIHERSFRQSLEHSRSERLNKILRGENCVMSRYAPKLVLHIWPQNFPTYIKDLQSDDLFREITRRIDLSEAQWSRDFDGRCVYTQTSHPDFTYSMMFFSGLFELVLCMDVHRTASGNELHLNANETEIVEGWQEIMQVLEMLNLEFPVYIGFSLLLVDNHIIFTPPAISPRIMTQLGRKRLCRRNTLVAPIFELPEPQADCMSSIQQIMNRFYNEFGLARSINQISESQGS
- a CDS encoding PIN domain-containing protein, coding for MANGAEEPVFVDSNILIYASISTSQLHLSCKRTINELVANGCELWVSRQVIREFLSVMTRDDYYLASMPRSKVLALAAEFRRFFRLAEESEAVTDRLLQILNDFKVSGKRVHDANIVATMLVCGVRRLVTSNARDFAPFAELIDLIGVS
- a CDS encoding FHA domain-containing protein codes for the protein QSAAAKPKREPAPVRRIVGIAGAYSGEVFELTPGEITIGRSEGNAVILAGDNQVSRRHAKINVGEDGMAQIEDVGSTNGTTVDGARIAAATALAPGMSVGIGSTTFRVE
- a CDS encoding DUF1028 domain-containing protein codes for the protein MNGLYFRPAIAAAAAAVLLCANAFAATQCGAPNIATFSVVAYDPSTGEVGVAVQSKFFAVGSVVPWCRAGVGAVASQAYGNPTFGPLGLDMIAQGKMPEEVLKALLETDEDAARRQIGIVALLPDAGGALRGFAGTYTGDECLAWAGGKIGKTPDGITFAVQGNILSGPEVVEAMAAAISLPADMPADEFAFGMPNGMKLTENELAAVGTGDLAGRLLRALLAGQAAGGDSRGMQSAALKVSQAGAGYGGYTDVKYDLRVDDAADPFDELARLLNLARPISLSFEAYNKLYAKEYGAAIEIFTRLVSLQPEEASHHYNLACALSLSGSLDEAMKELAIALEMDPDELLPLAKEDHDLDPLREREDFRGLVG
- a CDS encoding heparinase II/III family protein — protein: MENPFRWIAAATIAAVAAISSVAACAEPSAEKSLDSRIAGILDSLRPRLKAEPAKTWYSQVRGTASVAPNELPETGFAWKAARNAEIAKCAAFEFALTGDLSAKAAWLDALGTIDGIDPSKVKGNELLAIDSAASDAAISLLLGRLDAGDSDREAAAGIVGNLGGILMRNRPAWFEGAKNNWGVRQYSALLTCALVLESEPGFQNQAADWIAYCDSELPLHCEFQSLSGKEIPDISGWAEGHSYLEYSLDLWLDCMFIDRLARPERATEIESRLAALSRWSVMSAAPDGRRPNFDDSALAGFPSNVAASIVSESNPALAEVLTWDYMRQQDPENPKDHDPVLSLLTYRPELFANSGSPIDVDTKGAFPLGWLDTGTGDMVMRTGWGDLESYVNVRIESGDAHWHGIGHEHWDPLALSFYSGTREGGKWILLDGGYINWEEHSRVNTPDNHNMLLVDGLGPDWTKPVPGGEVREAAIEQRVFDTPGFTGAWLDEEGNVHYAEPVGFYGTATTTYRGVSWRRELMLLRDGMLFVRDTVTSDEPGKSKRLAFPWHLNFPADMPLEEAYRSTKLGGKYECMFFGLPGGEAGSIEFYSNSPFSLSFRTDEHSFEYGIALSHHVVEAAFPAEEFAKSNTFTLYTLVSSSVGLGFLDRYDPPESIPDVIADIWNQVE
- a CDS encoding VWA domain-containing protein; this translates as MTGTLFAFLTAFAALALFAQPANTQGGGGSGDIWSKFDNQGEEEEEEPKLQPPTPEEILERPEIAIELPSEFYLKISQIVTDEERFPAVQLYVSALDQNGAPIKTLKPEHFKVMEEDRDGGEIVFADPMSRAPLAVCFVVDVSASMEPALDLEKAALKSFLDKMGPDDRAAIVSFSDVPSIEYYFTDNKDSLKDTVDALKTINQTALWDAIKAGMDLLLPQDGFRRALVVLTDGLDNQSTETVSSVMAFYRDNAETQNKGFSVFALGLGVDIEQAALDQLSQRTGGRFLFSPTPGDLDRVYHDILNQIQNEYILEYRSPHLSDKGRTVTVHLDADYYGKKASAEALYRIPGLGAALARWMWPGVILTVIMAVVLIIVTYLKITRAVWLTVMITPLEGKDFTITGGVATIGSLENNDVMLRHDASIQPNHAVLKETRDGYVIEALSRDHPIGIGTEWVRRVVLRDRDSFWLGRTQFVFREKALREGERHPAERDFSDLPSLETMGDRFEAARLPAKLVAISGPHAGEVFALTQGRKIYIGRANRGAVPGSAGAQGAGASASASGSEVTVDVVLARDNRASRVHAAVRLDEMGCWAMDLGSTNGTYVDGVRVTVETPLLAGSTLQVGDTVLRAE
- a CDS encoding pirin family protein, which gives rise to MSIRPVKRLSKSRPTLEGAGVHLNRAFGFGDTGLVDPFLLLDDFRNERPEDYLAGFPWHPHRGIETITYVLAGEVEHGDSIGNSGTISAGDIQWMTAGSGIIHQEMPKGDTQGRMHGFQLWANLPAALKMTAPRYQEVKSADIPEATDDDGTRARLVCGSFWGMRGPVEGIAADPVYVDVYVPPGVRKSLPVETKSNAFAYVFEGAGRFSGASDPQPVPTEITDRPDVIVPVLADNRSLILFDTGDEVTVEAGEEGIRFLLVSGRPLKEPVAWHGPIVMNTQEELKEAFDELKRGTFLNPR